tgggatcgcaggcccgccaggcggtcgaggacggcgtcatagccatcccccagatctaccggcgcccgccagctggaggcctgcgccgggggctggctcggaagtcggaggcgcgcttcgtcggtgaggggagtgtagaaccagtcgctcttccagtcgtcccacttcttgcggagggcgcaggggatgtagcggttcagcaccggcccccgtggctggaagtagcagccaccgactaccgatggcggcgacaccgactgcacggtgaagaaccaccggaacagctgaagagatgggcgcaccccaatgaacatctcgcacagatgtgcgaagatggccaatgtcatcaccgcgttgggggtgaggtgcgccatctggagatcgtagaactccagaacatccatgaagaaagaagaaaatggcggaaccagccctgccattgcaaaggggagaaagaagacggaccgccccgggtagtctggcgccgggcgtccctcgcccagcgtgactatctccgggccggtggcagattccggcatgaagcggcgcgacagcccagcctgcctctcgctcacgatgcgggaaggcggcagcacactaccatcgagcagagcggagccccgtgccatggcgccggaggaagagaagattaagagcgagcgcgtgtggcgaaggtagggcacaggaaagaaggagttagggcgcaagcggcgaagacaaggggaataatggcgaaaggaaggaaacagattccttcctcagtgcctttatactcttgccaacgctgtgcccggctcctcgcttctcgcgcccactatttcgccccctcgtttctcgcgcccacgcttccactaatcccattcgcccgcttgcggcgcatgaggtggatatgcggttgtggcagtcgagatagatcatatcgtgcgcgcgttaattacgctcgccgaccgaagcgacgttaccatatctccagacgaaacgaatcgccatgtccagattcgtgtgctactcaagtaatgtggcagtcttgaagagaccgctcattgttgacagccgagttaccattgccgatgtacgtggtttgtgaccgttgggtttctgcccaattgtggagaccggtcccacctgtcaccaggccttaggagtggcgtcacgcccgaccgtttcccttaaagagggcgatcgccctggcataacgccgggggctactgtcggtgacatgggatcaggagtatcatgactagaggtttgaggcagacacaatcgcacacgtggcctggcacccccgagggacgtcgggcctgagggtgatgtgttcgccctcctcttagtccccccgagggggtcgggccgcacccgcctcggccccgagggccgaggcgccccgacccctcgtaggtttttgctccgcgtgtatgggttaggtgagcacagtgaggctcacctaaccacatttattgcggtttggttgagcgtgtcacgccgcatgtaacgcagtgcagtgcactcgtttatccggtctgtgaccagtcacagaccggtcagatcgcgggttagatggcgacaggcgatctgacacacacctcgccccatcccgtcaggacgagggcttctaggcgctcgtccccagctggagctagcgtgttacctcccagagatggcacgttagtcctggtcagatatatgccaggcttcatcctaaccattacaggcaagatgttgtgtgaagaagggcgaacatgtagattgctaagctgacacgtggtggacaagaatgaccgacgtgactggtctgacatcggtcatgtcgtcagcagacagccacgattccacgtcgcacctgctcccggcgaaagtggaggtagttgtggcccgtctcatcagaaggtgactcggacggcaactatacaaatctccctccatttatgaaaaggtggggtgagtccccacaaaaaagagagaaatggtgcatgtggtatccccttaagatataaaaggaggaccttgcccactgagatggggactggacttttccagattgggaacccagaacaagggagaggctggctcatactttgtagctccttcatacgcagatcacccaaaacacaggagtagggtattacgcttctcagcggcccgaacctgtatacatcgcccgtgtcttgtgtgtttccgatctcgcgaaccttccacatacagagagcttagaatctcaccctgagtccccggccgaaccggcaaaggggggcctgcgcggtctcccagTGAGGAGCTCCACGCTCCGTcatcgggtataaatataacccGAACTCAATGTAATCATTAACATCAGTTCAATAACACttttggcgcatcgccacccttttactttcgttctattttgacgagttcttgctttcaggttgagctgcatcgactcaatcttcaactagaggtaaacttgtcatggcggtttgcgttctcgggattagtgcttctatctttatgacactctagtcttgtttatgtaattcgtcgagttatcatatacgcTTTGTAATCTTTATCAATTGCACTATATAACTTGCAATCGGCAAGTTTTTACTGTTAGAAAGTAGCCGATAGGGTTAGATCTTGTtattgatctagattatatcgtgtatctaccatctcttaGAAGTTTTCATTATCTTATTTAGATCTCACAGTTATCTTTATACTTAATGATGCATcaattgagtttgatctattaagttcTATCTATAGCTGTAATATGTAGCCTGTTTCATGATCACTAATAGAGATACTATCGGGTTTTAGgtgatcttacctgatttagctattttataccttatatgcttgattgttaTGCTAAATCtgtcctttatattaagatcttattgcattaaaGTATTTTAAGCTATCTGCttgatatattttgtttgttttgatatcttagtataaagtggtatcggagtattagccgatacatgctagatctatctgatcagcTATGCTATAAATATCTATATAATCATTGGTTTAATGTATATGTCGgcttaagtgatttatattgtctcggtatgacgaccgatctatcccaatcacttagtttaaatatACATCGAAGAAAGGACTATatgttgttaatatctacagccgatcgagtagatttagttttatcttgtttattcatgactgccgatcgattccaatatgacatcggctcgaaaataaatgatatgtcatcggtaactagccgatcggctatcgtttatggatttaaccgaggttttcttgtcttttttcttgttgattgcagaatcaaatcaactggtacgctcacgaacctaaaggcaagattttggacctgcacaggagtttTTCGCATCAATACACCGTTCATATCAAAATAAATTGAAGTAATGTTTTTAGATGATAGAGATTTCAGCTTTTTCTTCAACACAAATCAACTATAGCCACCTATTACATACTAGTTTGTAGCTCAAAAGCggctaataataaaaataattcaaaagaTGAAAATTCATGTAGAGGGCGGATCCTGCGGAAAGGCACAAGCAGCGGTGGTGGTGCGCGAGTGTACTGAACCGGGCTCTCCTCCGccgtctattttttttttcattttgttctTTTTCCCCTTCCAGATCCAATTTGGTATGTACGATACGTGAAAATGGGCAAGGAGCTAGGGTTTTTAAGAGGTtaggttggattttttttttattttttggctgaAAGTCTATAGCACTAGTGGTCGACTTAATCTCATCACTTGTGAAAATTCTATCTTCGCAAGCGGTCGGCTTAACTGACGATGTGTAAAGAATAGATTTTCGTTCGCTTTATAGGTTCTCTTATGAAGATTGCCAATTTTCACCGTTATTAGATCACGACCACGTCTAAAGAATAGATTTCCGTTGGTTTTATAGGTCCTCTCATAAAGATTTTCGTTTGCAGGTGGGGATTTCAGCCGTTTGAGAAAATTTGTTTTTACTGGATAGGCCTTGCTCCAGGGTTTATGATTCCGACAAGCCCTTCCGTTTCGGGCACTAGTGGAATTCGGAATTTCGCGAAATCCGGTGGAAAACCGGTAAACTctgaacaaatttcataaaccaaaatttgaatacaaattccctAAGTTTGTCGACAAGTTCTCGAAAACCGGTCGGTTTTGGCGAAATTCCAATTGAAATCATCGAAATTTTGATCAGtaatttgttttcctttttttaattctttatttttttctttcctgatGTAAGTTTCAGTAAATACACACAATACATAATGTTTTTcgaaaatttatatcccaataaGTTCTATAAATATCatagtatttataagattttatttgatttttttctttttttatcaattcaaatttgaatttggatgaaacttcTCGAAATCTCAGATGGTTTCTACTTTCGAGCCTCGTCGAAACGTCAAAATTTCACGAAATCTGATCGGATTTCGTCAGAATGGTAAACCCTTGTAACAGTGGATAAATTGAACCCGCCCATGTTTTAACTATACGATCAGTTGGCATTCTCCAATATCTCATATCAAATCACCCTCATTTTATCGCTAGGTGTAACATTTCCAGTTGGCATGCTCCAATATGTCATATCAAATCACCCTCAATCTATCGCTAGGTGTAACATTTCCGCTAGGAGGTTGGCCACTACTAATTGATTTGATAGCATTACTAAACGATTGGGATGTCGAGGGTATGTTGTTGATCTGATAGTATTGCTCAACAATCGTGATGTCGAGTTTATGTTAGGTCCACTAACTAGAAAATGAATGCATGCAATAATTTGGCCTCCAAATCATTCATATATTGTTgtcctttcaattttttttttctcatgaccTTCTTGTTGTCATCCAACGGGAGAAGCATGACATGATTGCAATGCATGGTTGGTCCCAAATGTTTACAATATCCCCTATGCAAAGTGATTTATGGACAATCAGGATGCAGTAGTGTATTTGGTTTCAGCAATCAACGTATTTAAGGGCCTTTTGTGCTGTCACAGTTTATCACACCATTCTTCCTACGTTTCATAAAAACCAATCTATGATAGGATGTGATGTTAATTTCCTAGTATAATAAATTTGGACATGGTCTTTcctctgtccagatttattCTACTCGAAAGTATCACATCTCagattaattattatattagaAAGCATCGTATCTTATTATAGGACGTGACAATGACGAGACAATCGCTGGTTAGTCATATCGAGCGACCTCACTCTTGTTGCTACTAGTACAATTAATAGtgcatgtcttttttttctttttatagagttttctcttaaattacttatccgatctataatTCAATTATACCATTGTTTTCATTGCAAttagatcttacatgattatactcgataaaaaatatctatgttgtacattacttttattatatatataatttacttctagattagattaaattacttcttatacattcataatgttatgagttatttattttattatcggTTTTATtcaattccataatttgtgttGATTAAATTCAATTTGTAGATAGACTCATGTTTTTAACACCCCCCACAACGGATTTACTTTTAATGTCGTGACaagttattttcatttttttaagttacttctataatatatgcaaATTAGTTTTAgtctttattgaatttacttttatatgtctaaaaagtaatttaataaaatctaaaattaatttactttattgaatttactaaCATCTAGCGCTCTTGGCTACTTTTCGCTGCGTCAGGAGAGGTCCCCGCGTTCCCTTTCCTCTCCCCTATCCGTGATTTCCCTTCTTGCCCCTCTCTCGTTGCCTTCTCGCACGGAGGAAGGAGAGCAACGCGTGCTGCGGCGCATGTAGATGGGGTGGTGGCACGGGCAGATGGGACGGCGCGAGTCGCGTCGTCATCGGCTGCTCCACCGCGTGTGAGGAAGGAGGGGAAGCATCGCGTGGAGGGCAGCGGTGCTACAGCCAGCGGTAGAGGTGGCGCTGGGGGGCGGTGGCGTACTAGATCTGGGAGAGAGAAAGGTGGTGAAGgggaacgccgccgccaccgccccaggGCCAACGTGAGCACGCCCCTGGCCTTGGCCCCGCCATCgacggagatggaggaggaggcctcCCGGGCACAGCTCCAGtagcagcggcgggaggacgatgacgacgtGGAGGAGCAGTGGTAGGAGGCGGCCTCTTGGTGTAACGAGGCTGCGCCGCTTGGTCTAGCCACACAGGGAGAGGTggtagccgcagccgccgcagagacctcgccgccggggagggCACCATGTGTGGCATCCTCGCCATCCTTAGCGTCGCCGACGTCTCTCTCGCCAAGCAGCATGCCACcctcatccccttcctctctctctctctccctcgagCAGCTCGTGTGTTCGTGTGTTCTCTCTGAATCGAGGGATGGAGATTTTAGCCGTGGATTTGGAAGGTGCGGTCCAGACGGAGGTGCGGGAggggcgaagaagaagaagccagaCTGGATCTGGGGGTATTTTGGGATTTTTCATGTGGGGCTTCTTTGGGCTAGGACACCCACTCTGGACTGACTACTTTCAGCCAGTTGCTTCAAATTTTGAAGAGTCCATCTATGTGTGCCTTTGGCTATAAGATGAGTGCCCCTGAAAGTGCCCTCGGTTAGTGAGGGTACTTTAGGAGTGCCCAGTGCCCTTGATTGTACATGTTCTAAGGGCCTCACGCGGTAATGTATCCACGAACACCAGCGGCATCTGTCGAAGGGAGGAAGAGGTTGGAGAGAGGGAGCAGGAATAAAGAAGTgagagtgaggatgacatgtgagcTCCACGGAATAATACTAAGGCCATATTTAGATCCCTCtggcaaaattttacaccctgtcacatcgaatgtttagataaatgcatggagtattaaatatagacgaaaaaataactaattacatggaatgcgtgtaaattgtgagatgaatcttttaagtctaattgcgccatgatttgacaatgtggtgacagtaaacatttgctaatgacggattaattaggcttaataaattcgtctcgcggtttacagacagattctgtaatttattttattattagactacgtttaatacttcaaatctgtgtccgtatatccgatgtgacacgtcaaaacttttaCACCTCTTGATCTAAACACAGCGTAGCTTTCTTGCTGACTCGATATTTTCTTACCGTAGTCACATGTCACGTCTCCGATACCATCTCAATAATTGCTTTTGAAGTTATTCTCTAATTTAATAGTCGAAGAAGTCGATATaccctattttattttattgttgagGGATATGAAGTAAGGCTCTGTTCGTTTCCtggagttcccaactcccccatctcattttccgcgcgtacgcttttcaaactgctaaacggtgtgttttttgcaaaaagtttatatacgaaagttgcttaaaaaattatattgatccatttttttaaaaaaattagcaaataattaattaatcacgtgctaatggactgcttcgttttccgtaccggagggatgggttcccaactcAACCAAAAGAACAGAGCCTAAATCTGACCCATAGTTGAGGTAGTCAGGACTGTAGCTTTCAAAGTACGATTTAGCCCAtttaggttgttgggccaaacGCTCTTCCGTTTTAGAAGAGACGTGGTCACTCTGccaaaaataggaaaaagtacacccaaggtccctcaacttgtcatggggataaaaaacgtcctcaaaccacaaaaccagatatacggAGTCCCTTAATTATATAAAACCGGTCACCAGAGGTCATTCGGCGGTCTTAAACCCAGTTTTATCTGACGTAGCGGCTAAATCAGTGTGGGacccgcgtgggccccacatgtcagctggccACGTCATCaaactcctctctcttttccccctcttctctctcttcctcatctctctcccttctctgccGCCGGCAGTGCCTCGGCGGCGGGCAtcggcggtgatggcggcggcggtggggggagCGGCATACGGGCTCCCCGGCGGTCGCCGTCCACGCATAGCTCCTCCCCCCGCAGCTTGCGCCCACCGCCtgcggtgcgccgccgcctccccgtcggcgaggacgcggtgCTTGAGGTTGGATATGTCGAAGCAGCAGAGGAAGCATGTAGGCTTGGTGCAGCTGGGGATGTAGTCGCGGAGCATGTCAGCGACGCCGCGGTAGCGGCGGAACGCGAGGAGAGAGCACGCCCGGAGCTCGAGAGCGGCCTCCATGCGCGGCGACAACTCTAGCACTGCTTCCACTAGTCCAAGCGCCGTCGTGGCCGCTGAGTGGTCGCCACATTCCCCattgagcggcgcggcggcagcgaaaGCAGCCCGTGCCTCAATGAGGTAGTCGCCGATGATCTGCTGCACAATGCAGAGCACCAACAAATCAGTTGCTGAAGCCAAAGGCAAAGGCAAATCTAAATTGGGAGCAAAACCGCCCAAATTGCCATAATTTTTTGTGGCACATTAGATGAAGGATTAAAGAGGGAGCAAGAAACAACCTTTCGGTGTCCGCGGAGCCAAATCCTTCTCTTGTCAGGAGGGGAAGAAGACGGCGAGGacaccgccgccgaccaccgccgtTCGTCCGCAAGCCGGCTGTCGACGAGATGTCCCCGCGCAGCCTCGCACACCTGCAGTGCCTCCTCACGCTCGGGCTCCATCGCCGACGAGTGGCGGCTGGGACGGGCTACTCGACCCGCTCGACCAGAACCTCCGCCGCGAGGTCCTCCGCTACAGCGACTTCGTGCAGGCCGCATACACAGCGTTCCATTCCAtgctgtcggcggcggcggcgtcgcagcACATCTCGGGTGGGCGCACCGGACGCTCGTGCTCCCCGACCTGCGGCGGCGTCGCAGCACAGccagaagggagagagagatgaggaagagagagaagaggggaaaagagagaggagtttGATGACGTGGCcagctgacacgtggggcccacgtgggtcccgcgccgactcagccgccacgtcggataaaaccgggttcaaaaccaccgaaggagcTCCGGTGACCGATTTTGTATAATTAAGGGACCCCGTATATCTGATTTTGTGGTTCGAAGatgttttttatcccgatgacaagttgagggaccttcggtgtactttttccccaaAAATAATAGTCTCAActtaaaaagcaaaaagcaacgGTAAAAATGTTGACGAGTGGGTCGTTTGTTGTACGGAATTATAGGGCCTATTCAAATTACTATCATACATAAATATGATATTTCCTAAATTTAGCAATGGCAAAAATTTTAGTATGTTAGTGACATTGTCAAGTTTTAATAGCATAGGTTAAATATGTTATTGTTAAAATTCTCTAGGCATTAAAAATGTTTGATAATAAACTGAATACATCTACATGTTTAACAGTTTTACCTTAAAAATGTTATGGTTTAAAATAAAGCCAATCTAATCTTAACCATATGCACATAAACGATAACTAATCCCCTCGCCCCAATATTTAGTCTCACGCACAGTATAAGTTTTCTCGTCACTTGTTTCTTGTTAGTAGCACAACCAATACCATAACTActttacatttttttaactCAACAAAATCTACCTGCTAATGCTAAACTAAACAGCCTGACTAATCATTCAGGAGCAACTAACTGAGCATAAGCAAGAGCATTGCCACTACGACACAGGAACCGAtcctcatcggcggcggcggcgccgccgccgccggcttctccGCTGATGCCAAGGGAACCGGCATAACCACAGGGCGCCGCGTCACGGGAGCAGCCTGGGTGGCGTTGCACGACGGAACACCTGCGATGCGAGGG
The Oryza sativa Japonica Group chromosome 6, ASM3414082v1 DNA segment above includes these coding regions:
- the LOC107281207 gene encoding uncharacterized protein; its protein translation is MRPARSRCSGGPRGGGSGRAGRVARPSRHSSAMEPEREEALQVCEAARGHLVDSRLADERRWSAAVSSPSSSPPDKRRIWLRGHRKQIIGDYLIEARAAFAAAAPLNGECGDHSAATTALGLVEAVLELSPRMEAALELRACSLLAFRRYRGVADMLRDYIPSCTKPTCFLCCFDISNLKHRVLADGEAAAHRRRWAQAAGGGAMRGRRPPGSPYAAPPTAAAITADARRRGTAGGREGREMRKREKRGKRERSLMTWPADMWGPRGSHTDLAATSDKTGFKTAE